A DNA window from Pseudomonas resinovorans NBRC 106553 contains the following coding sequences:
- a CDS encoding cation acetate symporter, protein MKALLALLALAPLSSFADTITAQKQPLNLHAIGMFFVFVLATLAITWWAARRTRSTADFYTAGGGISGFQNGLAIAGDYMSAATLLGLTSLVFTKGYDGFVYIIGFFVGWPVITFLMAERLRNLGKYTFADIVSYRLDQTRVRSFAALGSLTVVCCYLIVQMVGAGQLIKLLFGLDYQMAVVVVGVLMLVYVIFGGMIATTWVQIVKAVLLLAGGTTLVLMAMSEFGFSLENLAGRAVQAHAIGNGIMGPGSMLADPINAVSLSLGLVFGIAGLPHILMRFFTVPNAKEARRSVLFATGFIGFFFLVVCVLGYTAIVIVGTDPKYFVDGKLGGALVGGGNMVAMHLAQAVGGNLFLGFLSAVAFATILAVVAGLALAGASAISHDLYATVLKKGRASEKQEMRVSRIATVCLGLVAIGLGLLFEQMNIAFLVGLTFGVAASANFPVLIMAMYWKGLTTRGALCGGLVGLVSALVLVILSPAVWVTVLGHAKAIFPYDHPALFSMPLAFAVIVLVSSLDRSARASRERAAYADQFVRAQTGLGAAAASSH, encoded by the coding sequence ATGAAAGCCCTCCTCGCCCTCCTCGCCCTGGCACCGCTGAGCAGCTTCGCCGACACCATCACGGCACAGAAGCAGCCCCTCAACCTGCATGCCATCGGCATGTTCTTCGTCTTCGTCCTCGCCACCCTGGCGATCACCTGGTGGGCCGCCCGGCGCACCCGCTCCACCGCCGACTTCTACACCGCTGGCGGCGGCATCTCGGGCTTCCAGAACGGCCTGGCGATCGCCGGTGACTACATGTCCGCGGCCACCCTGCTGGGCCTCACCAGCCTGGTGTTCACCAAGGGCTACGACGGCTTCGTCTACATCATCGGCTTCTTCGTCGGCTGGCCGGTCATCACCTTCCTCATGGCCGAGCGCCTGCGCAACCTCGGCAAGTACACCTTCGCCGACATCGTTTCCTACCGCCTGGACCAGACCCGCGTACGCAGCTTCGCCGCCCTCGGCTCGCTGACCGTGGTCTGCTGCTACCTGATCGTGCAGATGGTCGGCGCCGGCCAGTTGATCAAGCTGCTGTTCGGCCTCGACTACCAGATGGCGGTGGTGGTGGTGGGCGTGCTGATGCTGGTCTACGTGATCTTCGGCGGGATGATCGCCACCACCTGGGTGCAGATCGTCAAGGCCGTGCTGCTGCTGGCCGGCGGCACCACCCTGGTACTGATGGCCATGAGCGAGTTCGGCTTCAGCCTGGAAAACCTCGCCGGCCGCGCGGTGCAAGCTCATGCCATCGGCAACGGCATCATGGGCCCCGGCTCGATGCTGGCCGATCCGATCAACGCCGTGTCGCTGTCCCTCGGCCTGGTGTTCGGCATCGCCGGACTGCCGCATATCCTGATGCGCTTCTTCACCGTGCCCAACGCCAAGGAAGCCCGCCGCTCGGTGCTCTTCGCCACCGGCTTCATCGGCTTCTTCTTCCTGGTGGTCTGCGTGCTCGGCTACACCGCCATCGTCATCGTCGGCACCGACCCGAAATACTTCGTCGACGGCAAGCTGGGCGGCGCCCTAGTGGGCGGCGGCAACATGGTGGCCATGCACCTGGCCCAGGCCGTGGGTGGCAACCTGTTCCTCGGCTTCCTCTCCGCCGTGGCCTTCGCCACCATCCTCGCCGTGGTGGCCGGCCTGGCCCTGGCCGGCGCCTCGGCCATCTCCCACGACCTCTACGCCACCGTGCTGAAGAAGGGCCGCGCCAGCGAGAAGCAGGAGATGCGCGTGAGCCGCATCGCCACCGTCTGCCTGGGCCTGGTGGCCATCGGCCTGGGGCTGTTGTTCGAGCAGATGAACATCGCCTTCCTGGTGGGCCTGACCTTCGGCGTGGCCGCCTCGGCCAACTTCCCGGTGCTGATCATGGCCATGTACTGGAAGGGCCTGACCACCCGTGGCGCGCTGTGCGGCGGCCTGGTCGGCCTGGTGTCCGCCCTGGTGCTGGTGATCCTTTCACCGGCGGTGTGGGTAACGGTGCTCGGCCACGCCAAGGCGATCTTCCCTTACGACCACCCGGCGCTGTTCTCCATGCCGCTGGCCTTCGCCGTGATCGTGCTGGTCTCCAGCCTCGACCGCAGCGCCCGTGCCAGCCGCGAGCGCGCCGCCTACGCCGACCAGTTCGTGCGCGCCCAGACCGGCCTCGGCGCGGCGGCCGCCAGCAGCCATTGA
- a CDS encoding DUF485 domain-containing protein yields the protein MSTQQTPHSQSCDRIRSNPKFQRLARQRAVLAWSLSAVVLGVYYLFIMLVAFVPGWLHLPLYEGSHLSRGIPLGAAIIVLSWLLTAWYVRSANTRFDSLSAEILQEAQA from the coding sequence ATGAGTACTCAGCAAACACCTCACTCGCAAAGCTGCGACCGCATCCGGTCCAACCCCAAGTTCCAGCGCCTGGCACGCCAGCGCGCGGTGCTCGCCTGGTCCCTCAGCGCCGTGGTGCTGGGGGTCTACTACCTGTTCATCATGCTGGTGGCCTTCGTGCCGGGCTGGCTGCACCTGCCGCTGTACGAGGGCAGCCACCTCAGCCGTGGCATCCCCCTGGGCGCGGCCATCATCGTCCTTTCCTGGCTGCTGACCGCCTGGTACGTGCGTAGCGCCAACACCCGTTTCGACAGCCTCAGCGCAGAAATCCTCCAGGAGGCCCAGGCATGA
- a CDS encoding acyl-CoA synthetase, translating into MSIYDQGLAPAAVNHIALSPLSFIERTAAVYPHYPAVIHGSIRRNWAQTYARCRRLASALAGRGIGKGDTVAVMLPNIPQMLEAHFGVPMIGAVLNTLNVRLDAEAIAFMLQHGEAKVLITDREFHEVIHAAIGMLDHPPLVIDVDDPEYGEGQAVSELDYEALLAEGNPAYAWQWPADEWQAISLNYTSGTTGNPKGVVYHHRGAYLNALGNQMTWNMGNHPVYLWTLPMFHCNGWCYPWTVTALAGVHVFLRRVDPQKILNLIREHQVSHLCGAPIVLNALVNMPESAKAAIDHPVNAMVAGAAPPAKVIGAVEEMGIRVTHVYGLTEVYGPVTVCAWHEEWDELPLEERARIKSRQGVRYPTLEGVMVADPKTLEPAPMDGQTIGEIFMRGNTVMKGYLKNPSATSEAFEGGWFHTGDLAVWHPDGYVEIRDRLKDIIISGGENISTIELEGVLYRHPAVLEAAVVARPDEKWGETPCAFITLKADQQDTREADIIAFCREHLAGFKVPRTVIFTQLPKTSTGKIQKYVLRDMAKNL; encoded by the coding sequence ATGTCGATCTACGATCAGGGCCTCGCCCCTGCCGCCGTCAACCACATCGCCCTCTCCCCCCTCAGCTTCATCGAGCGCACCGCCGCCGTTTATCCCCATTACCCGGCCGTGATCCACGGTTCCATCCGTCGCAACTGGGCACAGACCTACGCGCGCTGCCGGCGCCTGGCCTCGGCCCTGGCCGGCCGTGGAATCGGCAAGGGCGACACGGTGGCGGTGATGCTGCCGAACATCCCGCAGATGCTGGAGGCGCACTTTGGCGTGCCGATGATCGGCGCCGTGCTCAACACCCTGAACGTGCGCCTGGATGCCGAGGCCATCGCGTTCATGCTGCAGCACGGCGAAGCCAAGGTGCTGATCACCGACCGCGAATTCCATGAAGTGATCCACGCCGCCATCGGCATGCTCGACCACCCGCCGCTGGTGATCGACGTCGACGACCCGGAGTACGGCGAAGGCCAGGCGGTGAGCGAACTGGACTACGAGGCGCTGCTGGCCGAGGGCAACCCGGCCTACGCCTGGCAATGGCCGGCGGACGAGTGGCAGGCCATCTCCCTGAACTACACCTCCGGCACCACCGGCAACCCCAAGGGCGTGGTCTACCACCACCGTGGCGCCTACCTGAACGCCCTGGGCAACCAGATGACCTGGAACATGGGCAACCACCCGGTCTATCTCTGGACCCTGCCGATGTTCCATTGCAACGGCTGGTGCTACCCCTGGACCGTCACCGCCCTGGCCGGAGTGCACGTGTTCCTGCGCCGGGTGGACCCGCAGAAGATCCTCAACCTGATCCGCGAGCATCAGGTAAGCCACCTGTGCGGCGCGCCCATCGTGCTCAACGCCCTGGTGAACATGCCCGAATCGGCCAAGGCCGCGATCGACCACCCGGTGAACGCCATGGTGGCCGGCGCCGCGCCGCCGGCCAAGGTGATAGGCGCGGTGGAGGAGATGGGCATCCGCGTGACCCACGTCTACGGCCTCACCGAGGTCTATGGGCCGGTGACCGTCTGCGCCTGGCACGAGGAATGGGATGAGTTGCCGCTGGAAGAGCGCGCCCGCATCAAGTCCCGCCAGGGCGTGCGCTACCCCACCCTGGAAGGGGTGATGGTGGCCGACCCGAAAACCCTCGAACCGGCGCCCATGGACGGCCAGACCATCGGCGAGATCTTCATGCGCGGCAACACCGTGATGAAGGGCTACCTGAAGAACCCCAGCGCCACCAGCGAGGCCTTCGAGGGCGGCTGGTTCCATACCGGCGACCTGGCGGTCTGGCACCCGGACGGCTACGTGGAAATCCGCGACCGGCTGAAGGACATCATCATTTCCGGCGGCGAGAACATCTCCACCATCGAGCTGGAAGGTGTGCTCTACCGCCACCCGGCGGTGCTGGAAGCGGCCGTGGTGGCGCGCCCCGACGAGAAATGGGGTGAAACGCCCTGCGCCTTCATCACCCTCAAGGCCGACCAGCAGGACACCCGCGAGGCGGACATCATCGCCTTCTGCCGCGAGCACCTGGCCGGCTTCAAGGTGCCGAGGACGGTGATCTTCACCCAGTTGCCGAAGACCTCCACCGGCAAGATCCAGAAGTACGTCCTGCGGGACATGGCGAAGAACCTCTAA
- a CDS encoding PAS domain S-box protein: protein MTQTPVRLHTWLRLQREGVPLAARADALCRALRGCPEVRQAFYLSWQPGARIYSHEGSGQQLPPGQGDPLQASDEVLVARLAEQGRLSLQQLRQLDCWLAGRLRRAAISHGQAFDLALEAGQRGLLLVDVHEGVALDWLGWLHELLTTLLGSVNGLLRASPLLGHDPQPSLLVDASASPLELNAALLALLGELPLVEVLRFLPVNHASLVRACLAQERAIEGVEAQCGERILIWTYIPDPQERRVLLRCREATAQILTEREAARARRLYRLITENTTDLISRHTPDGRFLDASPASWTLLGYWPEELREQLAQCLFHPQEIAQLVQRARDALEQDGYHTMTYRIRHRAGHYLWFETASRAIRETYTGAVVEVVSVSRDITARVQAEENRRRLAEVVEANTDPVLFVDPAGHITYLNPAARRALGLEARQAMPALAEVLPADDLARLQREGWSSAERKGVWGLDSRLLPPAGGASVPVSMVLLAHSTAGGERFYSLVAHDMTERELREAQQRRHQDELAHTARLVTLGELASGIAHEINQPLAAVVNYASASQRYLQSLGSNPEAAGRVAQGLERITEHANHASEVIKRLRAFLRKGQRRMQALDVAEVAREAVRLCAWEASACQVAIEEQLPDNLPPVYADRVLLEQVLLNLLRNAIDANREAQPGRASVIRLAARTEGGHLAIEVRDQGPGLGEAELARIFTPFYTSKPDGLGLGLSMSRSIIEGFGGALDGMPNGEGGLLMRCRLPLQ, encoded by the coding sequence ATGACCCAGACTCCAGTTCGACTTCACACCTGGCTGCGCCTGCAGCGCGAAGGCGTACCCCTGGCGGCCCGCGCCGACGCCCTGTGCCGGGCGCTGCGCGGCTGTCCCGAAGTGCGCCAGGCCTTTTACCTGAGCTGGCAGCCCGGCGCGCGCATCTACAGCCATGAGGGTAGCGGCCAGCAATTGCCCCCGGGCCAGGGCGATCCGCTGCAGGCCAGCGATGAAGTATTGGTGGCGCGCCTGGCAGAGCAGGGCCGGCTGTCGCTGCAGCAGCTGCGCCAACTCGATTGCTGGCTGGCCGGGCGCCTGCGCCGGGCCGCCATCAGCCATGGCCAGGCCTTCGACCTGGCGCTGGAAGCCGGCCAGCGTGGATTGCTGCTGGTGGACGTGCACGAAGGCGTGGCGCTGGACTGGCTGGGGTGGCTGCATGAGCTGCTGACCACCTTGCTGGGCAGCGTCAACGGCCTGCTGCGGGCTTCGCCATTGCTCGGCCACGACCCGCAACCGAGCCTGCTGGTGGACGCCAGCGCCTCGCCGCTGGAGCTGAACGCCGCGCTGCTGGCATTGCTCGGGGAACTGCCCTTGGTCGAGGTGCTGCGCTTCCTGCCGGTGAACCATGCCTCCCTGGTGCGCGCCTGCCTGGCCCAGGAGCGTGCCATCGAAGGGGTGGAAGCCCAGTGCGGCGAGCGCATTCTGATCTGGACCTACATCCCCGATCCACAGGAACGCCGGGTCCTGCTGCGCTGCCGCGAGGCCACCGCGCAGATCCTCACCGAGCGCGAGGCGGCGCGGGCGCGCCGGCTCTACCGTCTGATCACCGAGAACACCACCGACCTGATCTCCCGGCACACCCCCGACGGCCGTTTCCTCGATGCCTCGCCGGCCTCCTGGACGCTGCTCGGCTACTGGCCGGAGGAACTGCGCGAACAGCTCGCCCAGTGCCTGTTCCACCCCCAGGAGATCGCCCAGCTGGTGCAGCGCGCCCGCGACGCCCTGGAGCAGGACGGCTACCACACCATGACCTACCGCATCCGCCATCGTGCCGGGCATTACCTGTGGTTCGAGACCGCCAGCCGCGCCATCCGCGAGACCTACACGGGCGCCGTGGTGGAGGTGGTCAGCGTGTCCCGCGACATCACCGCGCGGGTGCAGGCCGAGGAGAATCGCCGGCGCCTGGCCGAGGTGGTGGAGGCCAATACCGACCCGGTGCTGTTCGTCGATCCCGCCGGCCATATCACCTACCTCAACCCGGCGGCCCGCCGCGCCCTCGGCCTGGAGGCCCGGCAGGCGATGCCGGCGCTGGCCGAGGTGCTGCCGGCCGACGACCTGGCGCGGCTGCAGCGCGAGGGCTGGAGCAGCGCCGAGCGCAAGGGCGTGTGGGGCCTCGATTCGCGCTTGCTGCCGCCCGCCGGTGGCGCCTCGGTGCCGGTGTCCATGGTGCTGCTGGCCCACAGCACGGCGGGCGGCGAGCGCTTCTACTCGCTGGTGGCCCACGACATGACCGAACGCGAGCTGCGTGAAGCCCAGCAGCGCCGCCACCAGGACGAACTGGCGCACACCGCGCGACTGGTTACCCTGGGCGAACTGGCCTCGGGCATCGCCCACGAGATCAACCAGCCGCTGGCCGCGGTGGTCAACTACGCCAGCGCCAGCCAGCGCTATCTGCAGTCCCTGGGCAGCAATCCGGAGGCGGCGGGACGGGTGGCCCAGGGCCTGGAACGCATCACCGAACACGCCAACCACGCCTCGGAAGTGATCAAGCGGCTGCGCGCATTCCTGCGCAAGGGCCAACGCCGGATGCAGGCGCTCGACGTGGCCGAGGTGGCGCGCGAGGCGGTGCGCCTGTGCGCCTGGGAAGCCAGCGCCTGCCAGGTGGCGATCGAGGAGCAATTGCCGGACAATCTGCCGCCGGTCTACGCCGACCGGGTGCTGCTGGAGCAGGTGCTGCTGAACCTGCTGCGCAACGCCATTGACGCCAACCGCGAGGCCCAGCCCGGCCGGGCGTCGGTGATCCGCCTGGCGGCACGGACGGAAGGCGGCCACCTGGCCATCGAGGTCCGCGACCAGGGGCCGGGGCTCGGCGAAGCGGAACTGGCTCGCATCTTCACCCCCTTCTACACCAGCAAGCCGGACGGCCTGGGCCTGGGGCTGTCGATGAGCCGCAGCATCATCGAGGGATTCGGCGGCGCGCTGGACGGGATGCCCAACGGGGAGGGCGGCCTGCTCATGCGCTGCCGCCTGCCACTGCAATAA
- a CDS encoding response regulator transcription factor, with amino-acid sequence MSNGGEQVVYVVDDDQGMLDSTVWLLESVGLKALPFTSGRAFLDACDASLAACVLLDVRMPGMGGLNVQEEMRSRGLDLPIIFVSGHADVPIVVRAFKAGARDFIEKPYNEQLLLDSVQQALSSFDERRSTAGGQGQLQERLDSLTPRERDVLLPLVQGYTNREIAEQLDISVKTIDLYRARVMKRMQAESLPDLVGMAIAAGLVDPLKLR; translated from the coding sequence ATGTCCAACGGTGGCGAACAGGTGGTCTACGTGGTGGACGACGACCAGGGCATGCTGGATTCCACGGTCTGGCTACTGGAGTCGGTGGGCCTCAAGGCGCTGCCCTTCACCAGCGGCCGCGCCTTCCTCGACGCCTGCGACGCCAGCCTCGCCGCCTGCGTACTGCTGGATGTGCGCATGCCTGGCATGGGCGGCCTCAACGTGCAGGAAGAAATGCGCAGCCGCGGCCTCGACCTGCCGATTATCTTCGTCAGCGGCCACGCCGATGTGCCCATCGTGGTGCGGGCCTTCAAGGCCGGCGCCCGAGACTTCATCGAAAAGCCGTACAACGAGCAGCTGCTGCTGGACAGCGTGCAGCAGGCGCTGTCCAGCTTCGACGAAAGGCGCAGCACCGCGGGCGGCCAGGGCCAGCTGCAGGAGCGCCTCGACAGCCTGACGCCGCGCGAGCGCGACGTGCTGCTGCCGCTGGTGCAGGGCTACACCAACCGCGAGATCGCCGAGCAGCTGGATATCAGCGTGAAGACCATCGACCTCTATCGTGCCCGGGTGATGAAGCGCATGCAGGCCGAGAGCCTGCCGGACCTGGTGGGCATGGCCATCGCCGCCGGCCTGGTGGACCCGCTGAAGCTGCGTTGA
- a CDS encoding glutamine synthetase family protein, giving the protein MTFASVQEARDFLEQNPDIDAFELFILDANGVPRGKLLHRDELLAVYETGRPLPSTILGLTMHGEDVENSGLVWEVGDIDCRAYPLAGSLVRMPWRRMPTAAVQVSMHPQEGMPAAIADPRHVLVQVIEGLKADGYHPVMACELEFYLLDQKRDAAGRPQPALDADGQRPRSTQVYGLRELEQIEPFLADLYAACKAQGIPARTAISEYAPGQVEITLEHGDALEAMDQAVRYKRLVKGVAHAHGMQACFMAKPFAEIAGTGMHMHVSLADAEGRNLFASEDPAGTPLLRQSVGGMLKSLLDSLLLFCPNANSYRRFQANSYAPLAPTWGVDNRTVSLRVPGGPANSRHIEHRICGADANPYLAAAAILAGIHRGIRENLDPGDPIEGNGYAQAKELLPTDWLTSLRALEQSSWARDALGTAFLGVYLAVKRAEYRQFMAEVGEQDWSWYLTQA; this is encoded by the coding sequence ATGACCTTTGCCAGCGTGCAGGAAGCCCGGGATTTCCTTGAACAGAACCCGGACATCGATGCCTTCGAACTCTTCATTCTCGACGCCAACGGCGTACCGCGCGGCAAGTTGCTGCACCGCGACGAACTGCTGGCGGTGTACGAAACCGGCCGTCCGCTGCCCAGCACCATCCTTGGCCTGACCATGCACGGCGAGGATGTGGAGAACTCCGGACTGGTCTGGGAAGTGGGCGATATCGATTGCCGCGCCTATCCCCTGGCCGGCAGTCTGGTGCGCATGCCCTGGCGCAGAATGCCCACCGCCGCGGTGCAAGTCAGCATGCACCCGCAGGAGGGCATGCCCGCCGCCATCGCCGATCCGCGCCATGTCCTGGTCCAGGTGATCGAGGGCCTGAAGGCCGATGGTTACCACCCGGTGATGGCCTGCGAGCTGGAGTTCTACCTGCTGGACCAGAAGCGCGATGCCGCTGGCCGTCCGCAGCCGGCGCTGGATGCCGACGGGCAGCGCCCACGCTCTACCCAGGTGTACGGCCTGCGGGAGCTGGAGCAGATCGAACCGTTCCTTGCCGACCTCTACGCCGCCTGCAAGGCACAGGGCATTCCCGCGCGCACCGCCATTTCCGAGTACGCCCCGGGCCAGGTGGAAATCACCCTGGAGCACGGCGATGCCCTGGAGGCCATGGACCAGGCCGTGCGCTACAAACGCCTGGTCAAGGGCGTGGCCCATGCCCACGGCATGCAGGCCTGCTTCATGGCCAAGCCCTTCGCCGAGATCGCCGGCACCGGCATGCACATGCATGTGAGCCTGGCCGATGCCGAAGGCCGCAATCTCTTCGCCAGCGAAGATCCGGCCGGCACGCCGCTGCTGCGCCAGTCCGTGGGCGGCATGCTCAAGAGCCTGCTGGATTCGCTGCTGCTGTTCTGCCCCAACGCCAACTCCTACCGCCGTTTCCAGGCCAACAGCTACGCGCCGCTGGCGCCGACCTGGGGTGTGGATAACCGCACCGTGAGCCTGCGCGTACCGGGTGGCCCGGCGAACAGCCGGCATATCGAGCACCGCATCTGCGGCGCCGACGCCAACCCCTACCTGGCCGCCGCCGCCATCCTCGCCGGTATCCATCGCGGCATCCGCGAGAACCTCGATCCGGGCGATCCCATCGAAGGCAACGGCTACGCCCAGGCCAAGGAGCTGCTGCCCACCGACTGGCTCACCTCCCTGCGCGCCCTGGAACAGTCCAGCTGGGCACGGGACGCCCTGGGCACCGCCTTCCTCGGCGTCTACCTGGCGGTCAAGCGTGCCGAATACCGCCAGTTCATGGCCGAGGTCGGCGAGCAGGACTGGAGCTGGTACCTGACCCAGGCCTGA
- a CDS encoding FAD-binding oxidoreductase, which translates to MTAAFKHPLPAAERAPSYYSASLNEETAYPTLEGEVNVDVAIIGGGFTGVATAVEMAERGYKVALVETHKIGWGATGRNGGQVTGSLSGDAAMRKQMSRFLGKEVDDFIWYLRWRGHEIIKNRVAKYGIQCDLKHGHLHAAMKSSHMDELKASYEEAVRRGMGDDVTLLDAAGVREHLGSDLYVGAIKNTRNMHLHPLNLCIGEAKAAASLGALIFEHSEVQDIIHGDRPAVVTSRGRINAQQVLLAGDVYHKLERKKLKGMIFPAMGGIVTTEPLGDLAKQLNPQDLAVYDCRFVLDYYRMTGDGRLLFGGGANYSGRDSRDIEAELRPCIERTFPQLKGVGIDFKWSCAMGIVINRIPQLGKLSNNVWYCQGYSGHGVATTHIMGEVMANAMSGSLEKFDAFARCQHIRVPLSERLGNHMLAMGMWYYQMLEKLR; encoded by the coding sequence ATGACCGCTGCATTCAAACACCCGCTGCCCGCCGCCGAGCGCGCACCGTCCTACTACTCCGCGAGCCTCAACGAGGAAACCGCCTATCCCACCCTCGAAGGTGAGGTGAATGTCGACGTCGCCATCATCGGTGGCGGCTTCACCGGCGTCGCCACGGCGGTGGAGATGGCCGAGCGCGGCTACAAGGTGGCGCTGGTGGAAACCCACAAGATCGGTTGGGGCGCCACGGGCCGCAACGGCGGCCAGGTCACCGGCAGCCTCTCGGGTGACGCCGCCATGCGCAAGCAGATGAGCCGCTTCCTGGGCAAGGAAGTGGACGACTTCATCTGGTACCTGCGCTGGCGCGGCCACGAGATCATCAAGAACCGCGTGGCCAAGTACGGCATCCAGTGCGACCTCAAGCACGGCCACCTGCACGCGGCGATGAAGAGCTCGCACATGGACGAGCTCAAAGCCTCCTATGAAGAGGCGGTGCGCCGGGGCATGGGCGATGACGTGACCCTGCTGGACGCCGCCGGGGTGCGTGAGCACCTGGGCTCCGACCTCTATGTCGGCGCCATCAAGAACACCCGCAACATGCACCTGCACCCGCTCAACCTGTGCATTGGCGAGGCCAAGGCCGCCGCCAGCCTGGGTGCGCTGATCTTCGAGCACTCCGAAGTGCAGGACATCATCCACGGCGATCGCCCGGCGGTGGTCACCAGCCGTGGCCGGATCAACGCCCAGCAGGTGCTGCTGGCCGGCGACGTCTACCACAAGCTGGAGCGCAAGAAGCTCAAGGGCATGATCTTCCCGGCCATGGGCGGCATCGTCACCACCGAGCCCCTGGGCGACCTGGCCAAGCAGCTCAACCCCCAGGACCTGGCGGTCTACGACTGCCGCTTCGTGCTGGATTACTACCGCATGACCGGCGACGGCCGCCTGCTCTTCGGCGGCGGCGCCAACTACTCGGGGCGCGATTCCCGTGACATCGAGGCGGAGCTGCGGCCCTGCATCGAGCGCACCTTCCCGCAGCTCAAGGGCGTGGGGATCGACTTCAAGTGGAGCTGCGCCATGGGCATCGTGATCAACCGCATCCCGCAGCTGGGCAAGCTGTCGAACAACGTCTGGTACTGCCAGGGCTACTCCGGCCATGGCGTGGCCACCACCCACATCATGGGCGAGGTCATGGCCAACGCCATGAGCGGCAGCCTGGAGAAGTTCGACGCCTTCGCCCGCTGCCAGCACATCCGCGTGCCCCTGAGCGAGCGCCTGGGCAACCACATGCTGGCGATGGGCATGTGGTACTACCAGATGCTGGAAAAGCTCCGCTGA
- a CDS encoding ABC transporter ATP-binding protein, with the protein MRATSLNTYTDEPPQGAYRAGESRVEIEFRGVTKRFPVKGKSEPTTAVQGLDLTIRCGEIVSIIGPSGCGKSTLLNMGSGLYAPSEGEVHVGGERVTGPVRKVSFMLQKDLLMPWRSIRSNIELGLEIEGRPAAERCSIAERMLKKCHLDGFGDHYPFQLSGGMRQRAALARTLATDPQVLFLDEPFSALDAQTKMILQQDLAQMLFEQKKTALFITHDLIEAIAMSDRILVMSARPGTIIEEITVDLPLRNNPLERRKLQAIGPLAGRLMTLLKVGEGTDLH; encoded by the coding sequence ATGAGAGCCACCTCGTTGAATACCTACACCGACGAACCGCCGCAGGGCGCGTACCGCGCCGGGGAATCCCGCGTCGAGATCGAATTCCGCGGTGTCACCAAGCGTTTTCCGGTCAAGGGCAAGAGCGAGCCCACCACCGCGGTACAGGGCCTGGACCTTACCATCCGCTGTGGCGAGATCGTGTCCATCATCGGTCCGTCGGGCTGCGGCAAGAGCACCCTGCTGAACATGGGCTCGGGCCTCTACGCCCCGTCCGAGGGGGAGGTCCATGTCGGTGGCGAGCGTGTTACCGGCCCGGTGCGCAAGGTCTCCTTCATGCTGCAGAAGGACCTGCTCATGCCCTGGCGCAGCATCCGCAGCAACATCGAACTGGGCCTGGAGATCGAGGGCCGGCCGGCCGCCGAGCGCTGCAGCATCGCCGAGCGGATGCTGAAGAAGTGCCACCTCGACGGCTTCGGCGACCACTATCCGTTCCAGCTTTCCGGCGGCATGCGCCAGCGCGCCGCCCTGGCCCGCACCCTGGCCACCGACCCGCAAGTGCTGTTCCTCGACGAACCGTTCTCGGCCCTCGACGCGCAGACCAAGATGATCCTCCAGCAGGACCTGGCGCAGATGCTCTTCGAGCAGAAGAAGACCGCGCTGTTCATCACCCATGACCTGATCGAAGCCATCGCCATGTCCGACCGCATCCTGGTGATGAGCGCTCGCCCCGGCACCATCATCGAGGAGATCACGGTGGACCTGCCGCTGCGCAACAACCCCCTCGAACGCCGCAAGCTCCAGGCAATCGGCCCGCTGGCCGGGCGCCTGATGACCTTGTTGAAAGTCGGTGAAGGCACCGACCTGCATTGA